The Pyxidicoccus xibeiensis DNA segment TGGGCGTCACCTCGCCCGACGGCGTCACCAGGGCGATGCGCCAGATGGTCTTCTTCAGGTCGAAGTCCGCGTACTTGTAGTCGTTGACGTGGACGCCGAGGAAGAACTCGTGAACCTGCGCGGCCTCGGCACGCTCCTCGGCCAGCAGCTGCTCCACCTTGTTGGCCGGCAGCACCTGGAAGGCCGCCTGACGCCGCACGCGCGCCTCGCGGAACTCCAGCGTCTGCAGCGTGGCGCCCGCGAAGACGCGGGTGTCGAAGCCGTCGTAGATCTCCTCGCGGCCCGAGTACTTCTCCAGGAGGTTGCGGTACGCCTGCTCCGCCTGCTCATCCGGAAGCGTGGGGGCCTGCTCTCCGACGGAGGGCGGCGTGTTGACGCAGCCGGCCAGCAGGCCCAGCAGCGCCACGGTGACGAGCGGCTTCTTCACGGGATGAAGTCCTTGCGGGTGAACAGCGTGAAGAGCCGGTGGCCAGCGGCCTCCACGGCCTCGCGCCCGCCCTCCAGCCGGTCCACCAGCGCGAAGGCGCCCAGCACCTTGAGGCCTTCCGCCTGCGCCCGCTCAATCGCCTTGAGTGTGGAGGCGCCCGTGGTGACGACGTCCTCGACGATGGCCACCGCCGCGCCCTGCCCCAGCCCGCTGAGCCCTTCGATCCACTGGCCGGTGCCGTGGCCCTTGGGCTCCTTGCGGACGATGAAGGCCGCGAGCGGATGGCCCGACAGGTAGCCGGTGAGGCTCACCGCCGAGGCCAGCGGATCCGCGCCCAGCGTCAGCCCGCCCACGCCCACCGCTTCGAGGGCCTCGCGGCGGATGGCCTGCAGGAACAGGCGGCCGATGAGGAAGTGGCCCTCGGCCAGCAGCGCCGTGCGCTTGCAGTCGATATAGAAGTCCGACTCCTTGCCGGACGAGAGCACCACGCGCCGCCGCTCGAAGGAGCGCTCCGTGAGCAGCTCCAGCAGCCGGTTCCGGTCGCGCGCGAGCAAATCCACCATGGTCTACAGCCCCTCCAGGTACGCCACCAGCTCCGACGAATACCGCAGCTGCATCAGGAGCTCCGCCTTGCGCGAGTCGTCCAGCGCCGCGAACACGTCCGCCAGGAGCGCGAGGTCCTGGTTGATGGCCCCGAGCCGCTGAGACACGTCCTGCGCCAGCTCGTCCGCGTCGATCTCCTCTTCCACGCCCTCGGGCGC contains these protein-coding regions:
- the pyrE gene encoding orotate phosphoribosyltransferase — translated: MVDLLARDRNRLLELLTERSFERRRVVLSSGKESDFYIDCKRTALLAEGHFLIGRLFLQAIRREALEAVGVGGLTLGADPLASAVSLTGYLSGHPLAAFIVRKEPKGHGTGQWIEGLSGLGQGAAVAIVEDVVTTGASTLKAIERAQAEGLKVLGAFALVDRLEGGREAVEAAGHRLFTLFTRKDFIP